CATAGATGGAAGAAGAGATACGTGAAATCTCTGTAGAAGAGCCAAAGTAGAGTGCCACATTTACATGTTAGAATAACCATAATTTCTGCAGAGATTGTGGTCAAATCTCATACTTTGTTTCAGAATCCAAATCGGACAGATGACTCTTCCACAAATTCAGCATTTTGTGAATAAATATCTCTGCCACTTTTTATGTCAATGCTTATCAATTTTAACAATGATTTTGGATTGTGTtggaagagaaaagaaatttatgtGTTTGTCAATTTCAATGATGAGTTTAGTGGTTAATCTGCCACACAATAGGACGTAGTGacttattgatttttattcttctctgttaaatgaaatttaatttagttttgcTCCAAAATCTCAATGTTTGAAAACAAATAGATAATCAATGAGAGAAACTATATATTTAGACAAGAGATGAGGAACATGTGCGACTTAAGAACAACAAATTTAACATGAGAATTCTGTAAGTTAGTTCACACACAAACTCTGTTGTTGGCATAAATTTTTACATGGAAATAATGCTTAATTTCATGGATTGGTAACAGGTGAAGGAAACTGCTAGCTCACTCATTAAAGCTTGGCCAAGAACTTTTAGGGATTGGGACTCGAAAACAATgattaaacattttttttgGGCTAAGCCAAGTTATTCTCAAAGGTAAAAATGGTTTCACAAAGACTACAGAAATGAATTCATAGAGGCTAGAGGTGCAGCTTTGATTACTGTAGTAGTCTATAATTGGCAAACGCACTCACTACTACTAATTAAAAGATACagcaaataatatttaaaaatgaagaTAATTAAGTCCAACACAAATTGGCAAATCACACTGTCATATAATCATACAAATAAATGTTGCTAAAGTGTAACACAATAAAACCAGAAATAAGCAACCAAGTCCTTCAATGCAACAAGATCCCACAAGgcgaaattaattaattcataggTGGTGGAGAAAGGAAAGGGAGGGTGGGAATTGTAGTTGGGATACTGGGAATGGAAGGAATGCTTGGCAATGGAGGCAAAGTGACCTTTGGGAGGGTTGGAATGTTAGGAAGGTTAGGAAGTGGAGGCAGATTTGGCTTGGGCAGAGAAGGTTGAGTTGTTGGCAAGGTTGGCAATGTGGGCTGTGGAAGAGTTGGAATAGCAGGCATTGGAGGCAATGCAGGCATTGGCATTGAAGGTAGAGGAGGCAATTGCAAAAGAAGACGAGCAGCAAAGCAAACATCCATGCTTGAAAATGACAAGGCTATAAAGAAGGCCAGAATGAAACAATTGAAAGAGGCCATTATCGATTAACTGTTCTCCACCTAAAAGAAACTTCAGTTTACTTGTTATGAGTTTGGATGATGAAACAAAGCCTGGTGTTAAGAGATATATATACGTGTAGCTGCAGTCTTACCTGGCTTTTGTCTTGTGGTAGGTGCAAAAGACATGGTATTGGTGGGGAAGATTTGGACTATCACATTAAGTTCACTTGTTAGTTCACCTTCTTATCAATTTTCTAGCTGACAATTGGCTAATCAATTTAGGGTTCTAGTTGGTGGGTAAGTTGAGGTGAGCCCTATACGAAAATTCCATTATAGTTTGTGCAAGAACATCTCATGCTATCAATCTTCATTCCTAGTTTAGCTTGGCTTCCAAAAAGAACATTGCCCTAACCACATCACCAACCAAAAGTCAAGCACACATACAACTCTTAGCACCATATACAAAATTAAGTAATCATACATGCCTTTTTTTCCCAAACATTGCAGAGTTGTATAAATTATTGGACCGACTATCAGTAACACCAACAACATACATCAACGTCCTTATATTCatgatttcatttttttatttctttatcattTTCAAGCACCCATGTCAGCGGCGGACTTAGAAATTCTAACTACGGGCAATCTAGTATCTTCCCTACGGAGCTCTTTTTTGCACTGTTCCCTTCTTTCAATGCCAACCCAGCTACAACACCGACTATTTAGAACTATTGAGTTGGTGAAATAAATAGGAACCATTAGCATTTCACAACTATGTATGGTAGACACATTTGAAGCTACTTAAAATAAACTGTTTGAAATCCAGAGTTCTGTTAGATGTTAGAACTCTTAATTGTAAATTAGTTAGCAGTATATACTCATGGAGCCCAATTCACCAAAACCAGTGGCTGAGCTAACTCAACCTTTATATACACTTTTCCcgtcatttttatttgaaaaattaaatccGTTAAAAGTATGAAGTTTTAGAGGATGatgggtttttcttttttaattcaggatatttatacatttaagTTGTTTAGGTTTATCTTTGAGTGTATTTTGGTTAGAGTTTATTGATTTGGATatattgattataaaaaaaataaacatttaacttatttttaaaaattaatttattaattaatataatattaaaatatatttaatatgatattttttagaatagaatcaatatcattatttgattaggaaactatttattagttttataatattaaaatataattaatatattattttttagtattaaagtcaatgtttaattagaaatttagttatgaatcaataaattaatagaaaaaactataaaattatacataaacttgaattttatatgtcaaaagtaaatacacatgtcaaaataaaaaaattatatcaaaattaagcatatatatatatatatatatatatatatatttactcaTGCtactgtatttttattttatatttaaaaattttatctcatatatttttttcaatttataattagattaatattttacttttataatatttttatttacatctATATTAATACTTTATATAAGTCATataatacatttttataaaatttccgTATTTATCATATActaagataaatatatatgagaaatatatatatattaatatttttatctattttatttattgcacgaataaatttttttacatccatataataatatatatatatatatattgaatatttttttcaattcatAATGTTTTAgcaataattttctaatatgtaaaaaaaaaatttactgtttttatgtttcaaatttaaactttttatatttttactatttaattatttttttatttttacatatataaatataaacatatatttattataaaaacaataagatttatactttttgtaataatataatagttGTGGGAACTAACGGCAAGAGAATCATGTGGAGCATTTGCACCCTCATGTAGCCAATAGCTACTGAAGTCAACAGTTAGTTAGGGATTAACCAATAGAAATTTAGCTGAATGCCTCATGTATTTGTTCAGTTactcttctctttcttgtttttggtTATATATAAGCTTGTAGCTAAGTTCTTTGATTAAATAATCTTAGCTTCCATTAGAAGAAATTACATATATtgttctatttatattttagtcaatttttcaaataaatattgatgatcaacttatgtgtaatttttaaagaaattataaatgataattagattaaaaataataataattccaaAATATTagtgttataatttttatttaaagaaattaaattattttttaattttaaatgttatttGATTCAATAGTTAAAATAGTCAAGTGCACATATCGGAGACACATCTAGTCAAGTATAGAAAGTAACCAAAAAATAACTCCTAAGAAAATGTTTTAGCAAGCCATTCAGGTTTATATCTTctctattaaataaaatttatttcggCTCCAAAATCTCAATTTGTTAAAGAGAATATAgagataattaattagaaaagaataaatagacatgataaattagtatattatataatataatattaaatttatttaactactatatattaattactaattaattctactagaattaaaagattaatcgctaattaattttgttagaattaaaatattagtcgctaattaattctattaagatatatatagaattaggataaaataaaattagtaattactgacaaatttaaaaattctcttttctacatgtttttacatatattagtATTACTCATCATATGTGTTATgcgtaaattattattataaaagttataatattaaaaatatttaataaactagtatataatataatatttattaaatatcttttttgttGTATAATAGAAACTcatgtattattatatattttataaatttaatgaataattatactccaaataaatttatataaaatcataaaatatttacatttttctttactttaatttaatgatattGTCAGTAATAAGCTTTATGTATTATCTTATTcatcaaaataatttgttttagtTAAATAACTAATCTAgtaaagtatttttttagtaGATGGAGAAAGTGCACGGCTTGcactttaatttgaatcagAAGTTGAGTTAATAATTCTAGTggacaaaatatatttttaccattataattgatatgatataatcaaaatataatgtAGTGCATTAGAGTGGGTCCACATGAcctaacttttatttataacaagATATGAATTCTGAATTTCCATGATAAAGAGGagcaataattctaataaaatactataataacaataaaaaaataaatcaatatattaatataataaaattaaaatatttttttttatttttaacttattggtctttaatttttgaaaaaaattgtattgagttatttaaACTCTATCATAGGTATATATAGTGCgatatagtatttttatagATCTAGAAATGCATATGAGATTTTGATAAGATTAGGCGTAAATTAGATTGatcactaattaaatttattaggattaaaaaattaaattaattatatataaaattagattagtaattatttattaactttaaggatattttagtcaattcaaaaatttcttttcttgtgtttttctatatattattataaattatagatatatgcagataaaaattattattttaaatttacttttatagcAGCATAGTcaatttagtaaaaaaaattaaaaacaaaaaattaatgagaaaatattaaatggtATAATTagaagatatatataataatagtttattttgaaatatctcaaggttaattcttttttacttttttctttttacattctaaaaaattcttatactaagaaagaaagagttaAGAGCTAATAATAAAGACATgatatgtgattttttttaaaaattcttagtttaattttaaaaataaaaaggaataaatacTATGATTCCTTCAGCTTTATATACAATTCCACCtcctatattaaaaaatatactaagatattcatattatttaatttcattaacaATTAAGCCCTTCCGTTAAAAATATAGATCatgttttattagttaataaattcaatttgttggataaattaaaaaaatacctaAATTACctttgaaaataattgaaCAAACCAAATATAACTACATgatttatatatcttttgtaataaaaaaaaaaaaaaaaacccacaTATTCatcatattcttttaaaactttttttacAAAATCCTTGATAATTTTCTCAGGAAACAAACTccatttatttcttaattcttatCCTCATAACTCTTCATCTCTCATATCTTCACTTCCATTTATTCATCTCCTCGCCCATTAAAATCTCAAATCCTCAACCATGAATATCTCACCAGCAGCTCTCCTACCCGCTTCGAAGCGCGTAAAGTCTGGAGAGTGTCACGCGAGCTCATCCTCTCTCTTCTCCACCTTAATATAGCTTATATTTGATTATGTCAAATACTTATATttcattgaaatttttttaaaaatttattttatttattaatgaattataaatagaattcATTCTGCCAATGAATTTCTATGTTTTatctgttaaataataattatgaaattcattttaaataaactaaatatgatgttaaaaataaattacaataagaaaaaaaagattatagagtgaaaatatgagaaaaaaattaaaaataaaatagtaaatttgaaagagatattttgatcttataaaatatatttatttattaatataaaattcattctattttattagaatttagtttaattaattaaaattaattttacaaatttaattatataaaattttaaataaacttaCATTCcaataaaatacttaaattttagatttacaaataaatttgacaaaattttataaaatttatttcaatcaaACACAATTTCAATACagattacataaaataattcCTATAGGCTACATAAAATGAAGACAATTAATTCCGAAATTCATCAACATCCAACAGTAATAAGCAATTGCACAATTGTGTATGAAGCAAGtaatataacaataattttGCCTCTGATTTCAGGTTGGTTCCTGTGCTAGTTCctcctgctgctgctgttcCTTTAGTTCCTCCTCAATTCTATCTTTCCTAATACTCCATCTGCTTGTTAATTGAATGTCTCAGTAAAGCCATAATTGGCCAAATTGTACGTATGGCAGCATTACGTGCACTTCGTAGAtgtatattcttaataaatcacgataaattcttaataaaaattgcCACTTGGATCAAGGACAAACTATGTGTTAGAAATTCTCTTGGGAAgaagataattaatatatttttgtcatCCTAATAAGACTTCATCAATCACTCCGAATAAGTATGAGTGCGACGCAGCACTTTGCAAAGATTTGTTGTCCATGGAGACCTAGTTCATcgaaaatagtaaattttgaTTCCACCATCATGAGCTATtgtttaaactattttttgacaattgttcttttcatttttatttgttcataAGGAGtctttatagttttatttttatttttatggacATTAGATCATTTTCTTAATAGCAAGTTAGTGCATATATTACATTCTtcattgagattttttttgttatgtttctgtatttttattttttaaaaagaataatcctttgagatttattatttaatatttaattaacaataaatagaaaatatattataatctaatttagtttattatttaattaataatatttataaaattagtcaaaccacaaatagaattaatttacgATCCGtagattttctattttcacgTGGCACTCTTCGTCATACTTTTGCCCATTACATAAAATTCTCTATTATTGCCTCTTATAGGAATCTAGTTTGTCTTAGTCCTAATATGGTTAATCTTTCTTTCGGAATATCTACTAATCATCGCCTTGATAAGCTATTGCCCTACTGACTAACTAATCGGATGTGAATCCCTTCTTAGGCAAGTGTGCTCGACCTATATGGGTTATTATtgctaaaaataaagtataagagcttattgtaaaaaaaatgCAGGAAGCaaatttttatagaaagtgaaataaagaaaactcaaaaattaatttacacTCATTAATGGAGCGTGTAACACATGCActaatttgttattaaaaaaGGATGTAgtgtcaataaaaaaaaatataaagagtcaATGGACAAATGCAGGAAGTAATTGTCAAGAACAATAAAACTGTTGGGGGCCAAATATGCTTTTATcctttaaactaaataaaatattgctTCTATgggtgagaaaataacataagtACATATTTCATTAAGAGAGACTACTTATATGAATACTTCATTAAGAGGAATCATTTAGGGGAATCAATATTTggtagaaagagaaaaggaaaaaaaaagcattCAATACATTTTTAAAGCTCCAGAAAATGATGctggttttgtttttttcttcttttgtcgAAGGTGCAAATTGGACCCTAAACTATATCTTGTGGACTATATTAGCacttgatatttttctttatgtccCAATAGAAACTTTTAGATTATAGAGACATATGTGGGATCCATTCAAAGAGCACATATGGCTTAGTGGATCCATTTCATCCctttctcaaactcttctTTCTTCTGCTTCTTTAATAATCTCATATCACAAATTATACTCAacaataaatcaatataatctcatTCATCAATATAATCAGTCACATTTCTACTCGTAGCACATCTCAAACAAGAGTGctaattctttattctttagaaATAAGCATGACATGCACGAGCAAGGTGATGTACTAGGCATGAGCACGTCAAACATCAAAGTATTTGATAGATTTTGTAGCTTCTTTAAAGCAAGCAATATGTTTATCCAATGCTACTACCCGTGATTCTAACGCTTCCGATAAGTTTGCAGCCATGAACGACAAGCTTAAGCAAGCTAAGGAATCTCCATAGATTTTATGCAGATAAGTTGTTGGGATCCTAATTAAAGTTAGCTCACCaagaacatataaatttagattCGAGTTGTTAGAAAATTGCAGTAATTCAAGTAACAAATTGAGTTAAAGAGTTCaatctttcccttttctttgagTTAATATAATCTGGATAAAATGTATATCTTGTTTAGTTGAAATTTACTCAAATTGGAgagaataaaattcaaatgtaCCAAAAGCATCaatgcttctttttttaatttcagtaCTCCTAAATGAAAATGAgcttaatataataattttaaaaaaattaaaataaaaatgaatctgaaaaattaaaaacaaagtaTAACATAAGACTTtagatttgaaaaatatgaaaaaaccaTTCAACAAGGctaacaaaagaaaactgagaaagagaaacaaaaatgTTGATAAGTGGTTATCTATAAAGAGAAAGATAAATGAAAGAGAAGAGTAGTGTGCATCTAAACATATCgtacaagaaaaggaaatattaTGTTGAAGATAGTAACGAGGCAATTTCACAAGAGATAttgagattattattttttcttttaatcttttaaattttttatgagaaTTTTTTATCTAGACTTGGTATATATACTACAACTAATAGAAGAgtgatacatatatatataaatgttttatacttttattattgaatgattgatacatatttcatcatttaaaactaataaatatatgtcaattattttttaatttgatgtaTAGGTAGAGATATACACCAAACCTAAGATGTAATAAGCCacatatcttttctttttattatttgtttactAAAAGAGTGGATCCTACATCAGTCAACTTTGAGATTTATTGACctaatgatttttaaaatttttattaaaaaaaataagtttttatggagaaaaaaaaacatcaaGTGCCAATATACTCGACCAGGTAAGTTTAGGGTCCAATTTGTACATTTGCCCTTTTAATAATAGAGTAGACAgaattttagaaagaaaaccaaacaaataaatatgctCTTTAATGagtattttctttcatctttctGTTTATACATTTTTTCCTCAGTTAGCCGTTGACCTGTATTCAACTCTCTAGTCTTGCTGTTGAGAGGTTACAGAGAGCTATCTATACACTGCTGTCACTTGTGCTGttgaaaagattaaagagGGCTATCTATTTGCTGCTGTCACTTAGAGTGAGGTAAGTAAGCAAGCTTCGTGATTTCAATAGCAGtttcttgttttcattttgaacAATTCCTGAaagtacaaaaatatatatatatatattgggaaaataaagaaattgagtaGGAAATGGCTCTGGATGCGATTCTTGCAATTGTTCCCACTATTTTTGAGTATACTTTTGTACCCATCAAAAGACACCTGGGCTATGCTTTTAATTACAAGAGTCAAGTTGAAAACTTCAAGAATTGGACCGAGAAGTTGGTCAGTGCAAGAGAGAGACTGCAGCATTCTGTTGATTATGCTGTGAGAGGTGGGGAAGAGATTGAGAATGATGTTAAGAGGTGGATAATTGGGGTAGATAAGGCAATTGAAGAAGCTGATAAGCTTAtcaaagatgatcaagaagaaGCAACGAAGAGGTGTTTCATTGGACTGTGTCCTAATGTTAAGGCTCGTTACAATCTTTGCAAGAAAATGGAGAAGTATAGTAAGGTTATTGCTGAGCTACAGAATAAAGGAAGATTTGATCCAGTTTCCTACCGTGTGCAGCTACAGCAGATAGTTACTTCATCTGTTAAAAATAGAGGGGCGCTGCATTCGAGAATGTCAGTTTTGAAAGAAGTAATGGATGCATTGGCAGACCCTAATGTTCTTATGGTTGGGGTGTGTGGCATGGGTGGTGTTGGTAAAACCACTCTAGCAAAGGAGGTGCACCAACAAGttatagaagaaaaattatttgatatagTGGTCATGGCTACTGTATCTGAAAAGCCAGATATCAGAAAGATTCAAGGAAACATTGCTGATGTGTTGGGGTTAAAATTTGATGAGGAAACTGAAACTGGAAGAGCCTATCGACTACGTCAGAGGTTAATGACAGAGAAGAAGATTCTTGTAATACTAGATAACATTTGGGCACAACTTGAATTGGAGGAAGTAGGAATTCCATGCAGGGTTGATCACAAAGGATGCAAAATATTACTGACCTCAAGAAGTAGAGATTTATTATCGTGTGACATGGGTGTACAGAAAGTTTTCAGACTTGAAGTTTTACAGGAAGAAGAGGCCTTGAGCTTATTTGAGATGATGGTGGGTGATGTCAAAGGTGGGGAATTTCAATCCGCAGCAAGTGAAGTCACTAAAAAATGTGCAGGTTTGCCTGTTTTGATCGTGACAATTGCAAgggctttaaaaaataaggaCTTGTATGTGTGGAAGGATGCTGTGAAGCAGCTCTCTAGGTGTGACAATGAAGAAATACAGGAAAAAGTTTACTCAGCTTTAGAGCTGAGTTACAATCATTTAATCGGTGCTGAGGTCAAGTCACTTTTCTTGCTTTGCGGTTTGCTAGGAAAGTCTGATATTGCAATCCTAGATTTGTTGATGTACAGTACGGGTCTGGGTTTATTTAAAGGCATTGATACATTGGGGGATGCAAGAAACAGAGTGCACAAACTGATCAGTGACCTCAAAGCCGCTTGCTTGTTGCTAGATAGTGACATCAAGGGGCGGGTGAAAATCCATGATGTTGTACGAGATGTTGCCATCTCCATTGCATCAAGAATGCAGCTTCTGTTCACCGTCAGAAATGGTGCTCTTTTGAAGGAATGGCCAAACAAGGATGTGTGTAAAAGCTGCACAAGAATTTCTCTGCCGTACAATGATATCCATGGGCTTCCTGAAGTGTTGGAATGCCCAGAATTAGAgttatttttgcttttcacTCAAGACATTTCTCTAAAAGTACCTGATTTATGTTTTGAATTGACAAAAAACCTCAGAGTATTGAACTTTACAGGAATGCATTTTTCATCTCTTCCTCCATCATTGGGTTTCCTAAAAAACCTTTTCACCTTGTGCTTGGATTGGTGTGCACTGCGTGATGTAGCTATCATCGGAGAGCTGACAGGATTGACAATTCTTAGCTTCAAGCACTCTGATATTGTTGAGTTGCCTAGAGAAATAAGACAATTGACTAAGCTAAAGTTCTTAGATTTGAGTCATTGTTTGAAGCTCAAAGTTATTCCTGCAAAAATCATATCAGAGTTGACTCAATTAGAAGAACTATATATGAATAATAGCTTTGATCTATGGGATGTTCAAGGGATCAACAATCAACGTAATGCAAGCCTTGCAGAGCTGGAATGCTTGCCTTATTTGACAACTTTGGAAATATGCGTTCTTGACGCCAAAATACTACCAAAAGATCTGTTCTTCAGAAAATTGGAAAGATTTAGGATATTCATAGGAGACGTGTGGAGTGGAACTGGTGATTATGGAACCTCAAGAACACTTAAGCTGAAGCTCAATACAAGCAGCATCCATTTGGAGCATGGGCTTAGCATATTGCTGGAAGTAACAGAAGATTTGTACTTAGCTGAAGTGAAAGGGATTAAAAGTGTCTTATATGATCTGGATAGCCAAGGATTTACACAACTGAAGCATCTAGATGTCCAAAATGATCCTGAAATACAATATATAATTGACCCCAATAGGCGGTCTCCATGTAATGCCTTTCCCATCCTAGAATCCTTGTATCTGGACAACTTGATGAGCTTGGAGAAGATTTGTTGTGGGAAACTCACAACAGGGTCTTTCAGCAAATTAAGATCATTAACTGTTGTAAAATGTGACAGATTAAAGaatcttttttcattttccatGATGAGGTGCCTTTTGCAACTTCAGCAAATGAAAGTAGTTGATTGTGCTAACCTGGAAGAGATTGTTGCTTGTGGGAGTGAAGACACAGACAATGACTATGAAGCAGTCAAGCTCACTCAATTATGCTCCCTAACATTAAAGCGTCTACCAATGTTCAAAAGCTTTTGCTCTAAGAAAAAGGTGTCTCCCATATCTCTAAGAGTACAAAAGCAATTGACAACTGATACAGGGTTGAAGGAAATTGCGCCAAAGGGTGAGCTTGGTGATCCGTTGCCACTGTTCAATGAAATGGTATGTTGAATGCGCAGACTCTGATCCCTCTTCTGTTCCCACCCAATGCTAAGATATAGCAATTTCAAATTTACAGCTAGATTTTCCATTGCAATATGTATAGCACAGTAGTAACTTAATGGCACTACATTATAAagtaatgaaaaatattatttttaaacattGTGGGATTTCGGTAAATTCAATGTCATATTGCTCATGAGAGGA
The nucleotide sequence above comes from Ricinus communis isolate WT05 ecotype wild-type chromosome 6, ASM1957865v1, whole genome shotgun sequence. Encoded proteins:
- the LOC8266842 gene encoding uncharacterized protein LOC8266842 isoform X3, with translation MALDAILAIVPTIFEYTFVPIKRHLGYAFNYKSQVENFKNWTEKLVSARERLQHSVDYAVRGGEEIENDVKRWIIGVDKAIEEADKLIKDDQEEATKRCFIGLCPNVKARYNLCKKMEKYSKVIAELQNKGRFDPVSYRVQLQQIVTSSVKNRGALHSRMSVLKEVMDALADPNVLMVGVCGMGGVGKTTLAKEVHQQVIEEKLFDIVVMATVSEKPDIRKIQGNIADVLGLKFDEETETGRAYRLRQRLMTEKKILVILDNIWAQLELEEVGIPCRVDHKGCKILLTSRSRDLLSCDMGVQKVFRLEVLQEEEALSLFEMMVGDVKGGEFQSAASEVTKKCAGLPVLIVTIARALKNKDLYVWKDAVKQLSRCDNEEIQEKVYSALELSYNHLIGAEVKSLFLLCGLLGKSDIAILDLLMYSTGLGLFKGIDTLGDARNRVHKLISDLKAACLLLDSDIKGRVKIHDVVRDVAISIASRMQLLFTVRNGALLKEWPNKDVCKSCTRISLPYNDIHGLPEVLECPELELFLLFTQDISLKVPDLCFELTKNLRVLNFTGMHFSSLPPSLGFLKNLFTLCLDWCALRDVAIIGELTGLTILSFKHSDIVELPREIRQLTKLKFLDLSHCLKLKVIPAKIISELTQLEELYMNNSFDLWDVQGINNQRNASLAELECLPYLTTLEICVLDAKILPKDLFFRKLERFRIFIGDVWSGTGDYGTSRTLKLKLNTSSIHLEHGLSILLEVTEDLYLAEVKGIKSVLYDLDSQGFTQLKHLDVQNDPEIQYIIDPNRRSPCNAFPILESLYLDNLMSLEKICCGKLTTGSFSKLRSLTVVKCDRLKNLFSFSMMRCLLQLQQMKVVDCANLEEIVACGSEDTDNDYEAVKLTQLCSLTLKRLPMFKSFCSKKKVSPISLRVQKQLTTDTGLKEIAPKGELGDPLPLFNEMFCFPNLENLELSSIACEKICDDQLSAISSNLMSLIVERCWNLKYLFTSSLVKNLLLLKRLEVFDCMSVEGIIVAEELVEEERNRKKLFPELDFLKLKNLPHITRFCDGYPVEFSSLRKLLIENCPALNMFVSKSPSADMIESREAKGMNSEKNHHTETQPLFNEKVAFPSLEEIELSYIDNLRRIWHNQLDAGSFCKLKIMRINGCKKLRTIFPSYLLERFQCLEKLSLSDCYALEEIYELQGLNFKEKHLLATSGLRELYIRSLPQLKSILSKDPQGNFTFLNLRLVDISYCSMKNLFPASVATGLLQLEKLVINHCFWMEEIFAKEKGGETAPSFVFLQLTSLELSDLPNFRSFYPGLHTSEWPKLKSMKVFECEKIKNFASEFFFLQGPGGEGQFSVPTQSPIPSMEKGELGISPSQCCMDELRLEPNENIPGDICENDPDDGLSSMFQGEMLQQLNNNNFPEFSDRNAGNPPSTSSSDKSNANAREEGMAMHLRHPTSTHVEEPGIEGIQIIGDAIPGERLIGCGYTVGGTSLCMFQWFCQLEDGTKQYIEGATYPEYVVTANDANKQIGLDCLPMDDQGLQGKLVTVFADDPKNVECDGPSIEGFQIIGNAMPGERLLACGYSVGGTSRCVFQWFCQLEDGGRQYIEGAIYAEYPVTTNDVDKLIGVVCRPEDDQGHKGKLVTTFANDQKKIKREGPSIEAFQISGDAMPGNTIHACGYSVGGTSDCMFQWVRHLEDGSKQYIVGATEPHYVVTADDVDKLISVECIPLDDQGHQGKLMRLFANDQKKIQCDAGMQRKIDTYSSICEATFGVLLMMDSFDNWEPATLVLRQAGYQIKGKSEENVVIAEKFSKELLIKIPYGLSKQFILECFDGSSHTLSTYDSRMRDTVVLTMRMFLSKVSN
- the LOC8266844 gene encoding protein PELPK1, encoding MASFNCFILAFFIALSFSSMDVCFAARLLLQLPPLPSMPMPALPPMPAIPTLPQPTLPTLPTTQPSLPKPNLPPLPNLPNIPTLPKVTLPPLPSIPSIPSIPTTIPTLPFLSPPPMN